The proteins below come from a single Sphingomicrobium sediminis genomic window:
- the rph gene encoding ribonuclease PH, whose translation MRPSGRAPDELRPLSFEPGFTKHAEGSVLATFGDTKVLVTASVETNLPPWLRGKGKGWVTGEYGMLPRSTHTRGNREAARGKQGGRTVEIQRLIGRALRACIDLEKLGERQIVLDCDVIQADGGTRTTSISGAWVALRLAVDGLIEAGHLEEDPITDQVAAVSCGVYEGTPVLDLDYPEDSTAGSDGNFVLTASGNIVEAQVSAEGETFDQEALLRLMRLAEIGCKEIFAAQLKATGR comes from the coding sequence TGCCGAAGGCAGCGTGCTGGCCACGTTCGGCGATACCAAGGTGCTGGTGACGGCCAGCGTCGAGACCAACCTGCCGCCTTGGCTGCGCGGCAAGGGCAAGGGCTGGGTCACCGGCGAATATGGCATGCTGCCGCGTTCGACCCACACGCGTGGCAATCGTGAAGCGGCGCGCGGCAAGCAGGGCGGCCGCACGGTCGAGATCCAGCGACTGATCGGTCGCGCGCTGCGCGCCTGCATCGACCTCGAAAAGCTCGGCGAGCGCCAGATCGTGCTCGATTGCGATGTGATCCAGGCCGATGGCGGCACCCGTACGACCAGCATTTCGGGTGCTTGGGTCGCGCTGCGCCTCGCGGTCGACGGCCTCATCGAGGCGGGACACCTGGAAGAAGACCCGATCACCGACCAGGTCGCTGCCGTCAGCTGTGGTGTCTATGAAGGCACGCCCGTCCTCGACCTCGACTATCCCGAAGATTCGACAGCCGGGTCGGACGGCAATTTCGTGCTGACCGCCAGCGGCAACATCGTCGAAGCGCAGGTCTCGGCCGAAGGCGAAACCTTCGATCAGGAAGCGCTGCTGCGCCTGATGCGGCTCGCCGAAATTGGCTGCAAGGAGATCTTCGCAGCGCAATTGAAGGCCACCGGCCGGTGA